The Aedes aegypti strain LVP_AGWG chromosome 1, AaegL5.0 Primary Assembly, whole genome shotgun sequence sequence GATGCAGTGGAGGCAACGCCACGCAATTCCTCTGGCTCACGCCCAGAGTCTGCGGTTTTGGCACTGGAAAAAGTGGGTATGTGGCCTCGTTCTCCGGAGGGCTTGTTACGTGATCCTGGTTAAAGGAAAATAATAAGTagttagaataaaaaaaatgaactgaatCTCAATTCTCAATTACCTTCTTACTGCTTTTCAGTTCGTACACTTTTGGCACAAATTTGACCTTTTTCTTGCCAGGATTGGCCCGTGTTCCTAGAGTTGACTGTACAGCATCCTCCGAGTCCGTGACCACCTCCAACCGTCGCATCAAGTCTTCAGCAACCGCAAATGACGAGCCACGACCAACAACCTTACATTTCTGAATTTTCCAAACATCAATGTTTGGTTCCGAAAATCCATCTTTGGAAAGCGATACCAAATTTGCTGGCGGCCAGTAAACATGGTCTCTTTTGGCCCACTTTTCCGGCACAACGGTCATGCACGGTTTGGATTTTTTATTCTTGCGGGTTTGCACAACGACAAACGGCATTACGACTGATTAAACCGGATTTAAAAGAACACAAAAAGGATCGAACCGCACTTCTTAAAACATCGGTA is a genomic window containing:
- the LOC110674821 gene encoding uncharacterized protein LOC110674821 isoform X2; its protein translation is MPFVVVQTRKNKKSKPCMTVVPEKWAKRDHVYWPPANLVSLSKDGFSEPNIDVWKIQKCKVVGRGSSFAVAEDLMRRLEVVTDSEDAVQSTLGTRANPGKKKVKFVPKVYELKSSKKDHVTSPPENEATYPLFPVPKPQTLGVSQRNCVALPPLHHSKSRKSLRLTKL